In the Setaria italica strain Yugu1 chromosome VI, Setaria_italica_v2.0, whole genome shotgun sequence genome, one interval contains:
- the LOC101755998 gene encoding pentatricopeptide repeat-containing protein At4g19440, chloroplastic has translation MKPPPRLHPRRLLLLLRRRFSSTADAAADAAELAGALAAAPSLDAKRDLSAVLRRLGGRGLASALSSLPAPLPATFAHRLLQHVLSDSPARASPGEDLLTPRVSALLIPSLVADRAALPSARRLLSRLIRLHPLPIAAAAVADVACTATSDLLIHACLNSPAPRPLSHATDAFLVLSTRGASPSIKTCNILVEALGCAGQLDAARKVFDKMRDGKAVGPDEYTYTAMIKALCRAGEVDAAFVMLAELRRAGLQPTVVTYNVLMNALCKSGRVEEAFRLKGRMVKGRVRPSVVTFGILIYGLARGERFGEVGAVLQEMEGFGITPNEVIYNELIGWHCRKGHCSEALRLFDEMVSKGMKPTAVTFNLIAKALCKEGEMERAEQILDEMLLSGMTVHCGLFNTVIAWLLRRTARPDSVLRLIREMVARFVKPNDALMTACTQELCNRGKHLEAAEIWFKVLEKGLGVSIATSNALIHGLCEGNNMKEATKVLRAMMNNRVELDNITYNIMIQGCCKDGKMEEAIQLRDDMIKRGFKPDLFTYNTFLCAYCNLGKMEKALDLLDQMKSEGLKPDIVTYGTLIDGYCKAKDIEKGKEYLTELTKVGLKPNVIIYNALIGGHCRNGNISDAIGVLGTMKSNGVQPTAVTYGSLMHWMCHSGLVKEAKAIFAQCIIKNIELGVIGYTIMIQGLCKIGKIDEAVICFKDMRSRDIPPNKLTYTTLMFAYCKSGNNEEASKLFDEMVSSGIVPDSVSYNTLISGCCEADSLDKVIAMPAEMPSRVFKQDGCSYNPLVNGITTPWCQKEAASSAE, from the coding sequence ATGAAACCACCACCGCgcctccacccccgccgcctcctcctcctcctccgccgccgcttctcatccaccgccgacgccgccgcagaTGCTGcagagctcgccggcgcgctcgCTGCTGCGCCCTCGCTCGACGCGAAGCGAGACCTCTCCGCCGTtctccgccgcctcggcggccgcggcctcgcCTCCGCCCTCTCGTCACTCCCGGCGCCGCTCCCCGCCACCTTCGCTCACCGCCTCCTCCAACACGTCCTCTCCGACTCCCCTGCACGTGCCTCCCCCGGCGAGGACCTCCTCACTCCTCGCGTCTCGGCGCTCCTCATCCCCTCGCTCGTCGCCGATCGCGCCGCGCTCCCatccgcgcgccgcctcctgtCGCGCCTCATCCGCCTCCACCCTCTTCCCATCGCCGCGGCGGCTGTAGCCGACGTCGCCTGCACTGCCACTTCGGACCTACTCATCCATGCCTGCCTCAACTCGCCCGCCCCTCGGCCCCTGTCCCACGCAACTGACGCCTTCCTCGTGCTCTCCACGCGGGGGGCCTCGCCCTCCATCAAGACCTGCAATATCCTTGTCGAAGCCCTGGGCTGTGCTGGCCAACTTGACGCTGCCCGCAAGGTGTTCGACAAAATGCGGGATGGCAAGGCTGTCGGTCCTGATGAGTACACGTACACGGCGATGATTAAGGCACTCTGCAGGGCTGGAGAGGTTGATGCCGCTTTTGTGATGCTTGCAGAGTTGCGGAGAGCTGGGCTGCAGCCAACTGTGGTGACTTACAATGTGCTAATGAATGCACTGTGCAAGAGCgggagggtggaggaggccTTTCGGTTGAAGGGGAGAATGGTCAAAGGCAGGGTGAGGCCAAGCGTGGTCACATTTGGCATCCTGATCTACGGTCTCGCAAGGGGTGAGCGGTTTGGGGAGGTCGGGGCAGTGTTACAGGAGATGGAAGGTTTTGGGATCACCCCTAATGAGGTTATTTACAATGAGCTAATTGGTTGGCACTGTAGGAAAGGGCACTGCTCAGAGGCGCTTAGGCTGTTTGATGAAATGGTCTCAAAGGGGATGAAACCTACAGCTGTGACTTTCAACTTGATTGCGAAAGCTCTATGCAAGGAAGGGGAGATGGAGCGTGCTGAGCAGATATTGGATGAGATGTTGTTGTCTGGGATGACAGTTCATTGTGGCTTGTTCAATACTGTTATTGCGTGGCTTCTTCGAAGGACTGCAAGACCGGACTCGGTGCTAAGACTTATAAGAGAAATGGTTGCCAGATTTGTGAAACCAAATGATGCTTTGATGACAGCTTGTACCCAGGAGCTTTGCAATAGGGGGAAACACTTAGAAGCAgctgaaatttggttcaaagtgttggaaaaaggtttagGTGTCAGTATTGCAACATCCAATGCGTTGATTCATGGCCTTTGCGAAGGAAATAATATGAAAGAAGCCACGAAGGTTCTAAGAGCCATGATGAATAACAGGGTTGAATTGGATAACATCACATATAACATAATGATCCAAGGTTGCTGCAAAGATGGTAAAATGGAGGAGGCGATACAACTTCGTGATGACATGATCAAAAGAGGGTTTAAGCCTGATCTTTTCACATATAATACTTTCCTATGTGCTTATTGCAATTTGGGTAAAATGGAAAAGGCCCTTGATCTGTTGGATCAGATGAAAAGTGAGGGCCTTAAGCCAGATATTGTGACATATGGCACCTTAATAGATGGTTATTGCAAAGCAAAGGATATTGAGAAGGGAAAGGAATATTTGACTGAATTGACGAAAGTTGGGTTAAAACCAAACGTAATCATCTATAATGCTCTTATTGGTGGTCACTGTAGGAATGGTAACATTTCTGATGCAATTGGTGTTCTTGGCACTATGAAGTCTAATGGTGTACAACCAACTGCTGTAACTTACGGCAGCCTTATGCATTGGATGTGTCATTCTGGTCTTGTTAAAGAGGCCAAGGCCATTTTTGCACAATGTATAATAAAGAACATTGAGCTTGGAGTAATTGGCTATACAATTATGATTCAAGGTTTATGCAAAATAGGAAAAATTGATGAAGCTGTTATCTGCTTTAAGGATATGCGTTCTAGGGATATACCTCCAAATAAATTGACATACACCACTCTGATGTTTGCCTATTGCAAATCTGGCAACAATGAAGAAGCATCCAAGCTTTTTGATGAGATGGTGAGCTCAGGCATTGTTCCTGATAGTGTTTCCTACAATACACTAATTTCAGGGTGTTGTGAGGCGGATTCATTGGATAAGGTGATAGCAATGCCTGCTGAAATGCCCTCAAGAGTTTTCAAACAGGATGGTTGTTCGTACAATCCATTGGTTAATGGAATAACTACACCCTGGTGCCAAAAAGAAGCTGCTTCCAGTGCTGAATGA